CATTGCTAATGCTATTGCTTGTTACTATATTTTACTGTTTCTTGAGCTGAGTTTCTATCGGAAATGACGTTTTTTCTTTTATCGGAAACACACCACCCTCCCCAGATCCTACTTATATGATTAaactgagtttgttgttgttgttagtgtTGTTGTGTCTAAAACGAATGTCACTTTCTATACTAGTAGTAATTTTTTTGTTTCAATATTCTCATTTTACCCTTTAAGTATATCCTTATAAGAATGACTTGGATTTAGGGCATATTGGTTAAAACACATTATTCAAAAGTAATTTTTACATTCTTAGTGCCAAGGCAAAACGAAACAGATAAAATCGTCAAATGGATTTATATAAGATAATTACAGGTAAATTTTACTAGGGGAAGCAATATTCAATAGAACTATGAGATGTAAATTGTAAATATATATTATCCTGATTATCACGTATTAAAGGAGGTGTTGGTGGGTGGGGAGGAAGGCACTTGATGTGATTCATAAATCACATCTACCTACTCTAGGAAATAAAAGAGTAACTTGTAGAAGTCACAAGAAGCAGCTCATTATATTACTGCCTTAATCAACGTCAACATCTTGCCCAAATTATTCATTTCAAACGTGGACACAATATATATTTGATGTTGATGTGTAGTCTTACGTTCTTATCTTGGATTTTTGCACCTTGAAAAGGGCTTAGTTGACTTAGAGATAATGTCCATCCaacaatttaaaattttcaataaAAGTCTAACTTCTATTCACTCGTTACAAATAATTTTTGCCATATAGGTAGGTCCCCTAAAATATAAGTACATATAATTTTGCATAATATGTGAGATTAATAATTGAAAAATAAGATATGTAACCTATAACATATTTAAAATACGAAAAGAGCAATATTTCTCCCTTTATAATCGAAAATAAGCAATATTTATCTCCCGTTTTACTTTCTTAGTATAACTATCTCTATCATCATACTTTGGGATCATATTTGACCCCGCCCGTTAAATAGCTTGATCCCAATCTTAAAAAAGACATGTAGCTAGCCTTGATTGGATAAAAAAGAATCGCCTCCTTATAATCAAACCCAGCCAACCCatactaatagcctgtttggtcaagctgcaaaaatcagcttattttgataaGTGATTTTTCTCAAATATgctttctcaaaagtacttttggcgagaaacagtttgtgtttggatAATTAATTCGAAAAACACTTCTGAACAACAATTAGTGTTcggccaagcttttaaaaactgtttttaagtatatttttctcataagtatttttcaaaaaagtattttgagagaaactactttttctgcttctctaaaactgcttctgcttctcaaaaacactttttccttccaaaagcttggccaaacatttcaactttgaaaaaaatgttctttttaaataaataaaaaatacttTTAGGATTGGAGAAGTTTGGTCAAACAGACTATAAATATGGatattatacaaaaaaaaatgttaTGTTGTCAGTGTATATACTTTAAATTCTTAAGACAAGTTTTTTCATGTTAATTAGTTCAACGTTTTCGGGAAAAGTAATGTGTAATCATAATGTTTATGTTTAATCAACAGTTGGGAGGACTGCCATACCCAGTGAGATTAGGCCGAAGAGATGCAAGAACAGCAAATTTCATAGGCTCATTAACACAACTTCCTGCACCATTTGACGATCTCAACACCCAATTAAGGAAATTCCGCGCAAAAGGAATGTCAGCTCAAGAAATGGTAGCGCTGGCCGGAGCACATACAATAGGTTTCGCGAGGTGCGTCACAATGTGTAACGACAACAATATCAATCCAGCTATGAAATCAACGCTAAAGTGTAATTGCCCTGTCAACAATAATGACACCAATTTGGTACCACTAGATTTGGTGACTCCTGATTTTTTCGACAAGGCCTATTTCGATGATTTAAATAGGAATCAGGGACTACTGTTTTCGGACCAAGTGCTTACTGGGAATAGTACTACTAATGACGTTGTCCGACGTTATAGTAACAATGGTTTTCTTTTCTTACGTGACTTCAATGCTGCCATGATTAAAATGGGGGACTTGCCTCCCTCTCCTGGCGCACGATTGGAAATTCGCGATGTCTGCAGCAGGGTTAATGGGAATTCGATCGCGGATatgtgaaaaaaga
This genomic stretch from Nicotiana sylvestris chromosome 9, ASM39365v2, whole genome shotgun sequence harbors:
- the LOC104239398 gene encoding suberization-associated anionic peroxidase-like produces the protein MGCGATHLSLALSLMALALAGISIYKNTHVATVMEDFDVKMESNSNILEQNSDMLSQEFCIFAAVGTVVAEAIRRERRMGASLIRLFFHDCFVDGCDGGILLDDIPGSFQGEKTSPPNDNSARGYEVIDQAKQRIKNMCPGAAVSCADILALAARDSVAMLGGLPYPVRLGRRDARTANFIGSLTQLPAPFDDLNTQLRKFRAKGMSAQEMVALAGAHTIGFARCVTMCNDNNINPAMKSTLKCNCPVNNNDTNLVPLDLVTPDFFDKAYFDDLNRNQGLLFSDQVLTGNSTTNDVVRRYSNNGFLFLRDFNAAMIKMGDLPPSPGARLEIRDVCSRVNGNSIADM